Part of the Lotus japonicus ecotype B-129 chromosome 6, LjGifu_v1.2 genome, TGTAAAGAAAAAACCCAGAACTGGTCTACAACCCAGATTCTACTGCGTTATGCTCAACCCCACATACAACCGAAACCCCAACCCTCCTTTCCCCATCCCCACCCTCAGCCTTAACCTCAATCCCAACCCCAAACTAGCACGAGAAaagggagaagaaagaaagaaacaacacATGTTCTAATTTGAGTGCAGACCTAAAAAACTAAGTTTGGATCTGAAAATCTGGGTGCGGGTCTGAGTTCAAGGAAAAGAGGGTTTGGCACGATATGAGCTCGCTAGGGAAGCGTGGACGAAGAGGCCGGCGGCGCAGGAGAGGTGGCTACGGTTTcaaagaaaataagaagaagaagaaggagagaaacAGTAACAGAAgcagagagagggagagagagcgtgaaaaagaaagaaagggaagaTGGAGTTGGTGTTGTGTGAAGAATCAGTGGTGGGGGTGGTGGTTGGGATTGGGGATGGAGTGTCTGtaaatttctgggtttgggagtgtaaaggagaagaagaagatgaggaagaatgatggtgttgatgatgatgaagaagaaatctCGGTGagagttttaattaattaaaaaggaGGTTAATTAGTGAGagttaattaatgttttaattattgtgtatcttaattatattttaatttaattaaaaaagaaaaaaaaattccagcgaggttcattaattgacgtggaaagggccacatcagctggcggagctccggcgttgacccagccGGTCGGAAGGACTAAAGCCAATTATTTtaccaaaaactggggaccaatccccacctttactccggcgagtgactaaagccatatttatgacaaaggttaggAACCAAAAACTGAATTAAGGCTTAAAAGTCTAGAACTCAAGACAAGAACTCAATGGGATCACTAATTTAATCAATAAGTTACTGAAGAACGCCGTAAACCATAAAGccttttttacttttatattaCACAGCTGTGCTGTGCAGATGGATTACTCCAGATAAAGTGTATAAAATATTAATGGAACTGCTGGTAGTTGCAGACAAAAGCCAACAATAAATATTACAAAGCAGTCACTGCAAGATCTTGTTGTTGAATGCAATCAATGGGACCACTATAGATGAACTGTAAATAACACACAAAATAAGAATCACAAGTCATACACAAGAGGAGAAAATTCAACTACTACCATACAAATTACTTATATTAAGTTCCATAACATGGCCAACAGTGATTCTTTATATCTTCCCTGTTGTGTCTAAATCACTCAAACATGTGTATGCATGTGAAATTTGATTCAACAGAAACATAAACAAAAATTACATATCTTTGCCATAGGCAATAGCATCATAATGTGAACTGAATTACAACATGGAAGCTTCAACGTAtacaaccaaaccaaaccacatGGGGCATAATGAATGTACTGATAACAAGAATGGACCAACTTCTATTTTCAATTCTAACATTCGATAAAttttttcagaatcaattgtgaGACCTGAaagctactcacagaagcttctccCTCCCAATAAATagttttgactttagaatcaaaggtttccaaacatgcacaagACTCTCTTCACTCTAAACACTACACACACTACATACAGTGCCATAAAGGATTGAAGAGTACCATAGCCTATGATAACAAGTTCATAACCCACCCACCTGAGTATAAACACAAGAAACCACTATCCATCCAGAAAAGAAAGAATTGGGATAGGAAATTAAAAGATATTATTAGCTTATTACATTATTAATAATGAAAGAAAACTATGGCCCACCCTCAAGATAAACAGAGAACTAATAGACAGAGTAATGATGAACAGCATGCTAATGTAACAACAGCATGCAGATAAAACCAAATTGAATCCTCCAAatgactcttcttcttcttctactttcCCAATTTCTGTTTCAGCTTCTGACAGTGAGCAATGAAGGAATAGCTGATAAATTTGGAGTTGGATTCTTCACAGAAGAACCCCTCTTGTTGTCCTTGGAAGAGTTTTTGCTGCTAAAAGCTCTCATGGGACTAGCAAGTGTCCAACCCCAACTCCTACCCTTTCCATGTGAGAGTGAATCCCCATTGATACCATCATcagcagaagaggaagaaatcCAATAAGAGGAagctgaagatgaagaagtaGAAGATGAAGTCATCATCATGAACCCACCAAACAAGCCACCACACCTCACTCTTTCTTTCATGCAGTGAGATGCAGAACCTACCTTACTCTTACTACCCTCACGCTGAGACTCCACCCTCCTGAGAGTACAATCTCCAAGACCAGTGGAAATTCTCTCAAAGAAATCACCAGAGAAGCTTCTGCTACCACAACCAACAGATCTAGATCTTGAAACCTTGCGGTCCAGAGAAGAAGAGTGGCCATTATTAGGACTAACAACAACATTATCCTcttccaccaccatcaccatgtCACTCTTCCTCCCCAGAGAAGAACCAAAGTTGTTCTTGTCTTTATGCTTCAATGTTGAGATCCTTGGGCTGCCATTGCTGTTGCTGAAGCTCTTAGCTTCAAATTTGCTGCTGCAAGAGGCAGAGTGCTTAGAAGAAGATAGATACAGAAATGACCAAAACTTGTTTTTCTTCCTAGGACTGAAATCCTCTTCATTGAGAAACTTTCCCATTCTAGGAGTTGCAGTGGATTTGCTGCGCTTGAAAACAACatcagaggttgaagaagaagggtTATTAGAACagggtttcttcttcttcttagctAACAGAAAAGGGAGGCGTGAGGCATGAACATGATCATGGTGGCTATGGTTTTTCTGAGGGGCagagagaggaagagaagaggaagaagatgaagtagcAGCAGTGTGGTGGGATCTGAAAGAAGGggtagaggaagaagaagaggaagaagggtgTATAGGGAGAGGGAAAGAGGAAGAGACAAGTTTACCAAGCTTTTCTTGGAGGCAAAAAGCACAGATCCCACCAGGGCTGTTTCTGTGAGGATGGTTGATGCATTGAGTTCCATTATCAAACACTTCAAACCCTTCACCTACACCAACCTTTCCACCTCCTTTGATTCCTTCCATGTGGATTGTAGGGTCAAGAGGAAACTCTCCTTTTTTTGCTTCGTGGGGTTGTACTAAAATGGTTGATTGTGATGCTTGAGAAAGTAGACTTTGCTCTGCAACAATGGATGAATATGAAGTGGTTTTGGTTTTGAAAACAGAGGATTTTGCTCTGTTTCAATATTCCTACCACTCCTGgtatagagagagagggaggaggAAGTAGAAGACAGTCAAAGAGTGAGGATGAAAAGGAGAGAAAAAGGGAGCaagaaagggaaggaaaatgGCATTGAAgttagtgagagagagagagatgtatGTGTAGTAGTGTTGTGTAGGTGTGGAAGTGGTATTGGAAACAGGGGAGACTCCCCAGGAGCACGTGGAAGACTGAGTTGGATGGAAATGTATTAAAAAGAAGTTGGAAAGAGACAAGTCAAGCTTTTATGTGAGTGACTGTGACCATCCCAAACACAGATCATCTCTTGAAAAATTAGTCCCCCACTCAGTGCAGAGTGTGTGTATGACGAGTGTGCTGAGGGTTAAGCCTAGAAGGTTGTGGATTGAAAGTGATTACACTTTCTCATACATGTTTTTTCAAACCAGCAGATTTGTGAAAAatgattttcatatttttcttaATGCCTACATAAACATTCTCGAAATCTCACGAGATACATTGACATTGTGTGTTTGGACAGCGTTAGTAAAATTGGATCCGATTAGAATTGAATCAGAGTCAAAATTGAATCTGCTAACGTAAGTTTAAGTAACGTGATTTATGTGACAAATATATTtacccaaaattgatttttgtaATTGAATTTATGTACAAATACATAAAAATTGATCAACGAGATGAAGAAGCCACCCTAACTTAATTCTGCCAGAATGTACTAATCAATGCAAGTCAATTCAGTACAAATACATGATGTAATGATGTTGAATATTTTATATCTTTTTTGAAATCTTCCAGCATAATATTAATTTGGAGTATGTATACAGGTTAAATCATCATTTATTATAAAAGAAAGAGCTTCGGGAGGAACCTCCTCTATCCACATTAAACCGGCGAAATATGAGGCATTTCTGGCAAAAAAATATGCAACCTTGTTGCCAGAACACCTACCGAAagaaaaattcatgaaattaaaagaaCGACAAAGCACAAAACACTCCTTAATGGTAGTTGATAAATAAAATCCTCCATCCGGAGATTTCTTCTACCGCTGGAACAATTAGAGACAATCCGTCTCAAAGCAAACCGTCTAGAAACCAAGCTAAAGAGCTAAACCAATACCCATCTAAACTTATCATTTCTCTATGTATAAATTTCTTATATATTCTTCAAATCCAAAATGCACTAATCAATGCATATATAGTGTGCACATATGTATAATCTTGAGAGAAAACTTTGCTTCAATAAATGCACATATATACATAATAAAACTATGTAAATGATACTGCTAGTTAtataaaataacataaatatataaatttctcaTATTACCAAAAATATTCTTGTAACCAACATGAGAGCTGGTCATTAATTTCAAAAAGCATCCAAATGCCAAGGACAAATGCAGAACATCATCATATCATCACAATGAAGTATGGCGTTTATTTATGTCATATGGAATTATATGATGATTTTTATGATAAGATAATAACGACCTCACTTAAGTTATGCACCACAAATTTTGCATTATTAAAGCTCAAGGGAACAGCGGGAAATCCTTAATTGCATAATGAATATAAAGTCCTCCTGTCCTCCACCAATCAACACACGGTTGTAACCATACTCATATCCTACAGTATCTGTGGtctgtttttcactttttcttgTAGGCTTTTAGAAAAAGAATTAGTCTACCAGTAAATTtatgatagcttaagtggtaagagttggtTGACATATGAATTGAGTTGGGAGATCTAAGGATCAACTCTGGAGAGTTACAGTTTATATTTATGATGTAGTAAGAAaaagtaaatttaaaatatcaaaCAATGGATGAGATTTGTTGTACTCTCTTGTTACCTTAATTAAGtctaaaaattagaaaaaaatttgcaCACAGATCATTGATTAACCATATTGCATGTTTACTAAAGCTAGTTATTCTCAATCTTTATGTTCTCTTTTAAGATAATGTCTTATATGCAAAACTTGGAAAAGTGATGCACCCTATACCGAGTGTGTTCGATGCATTTCATTATCATT contains:
- the LOC130724241 gene encoding uncharacterized protein LOC130724241, producing the protein MEGIKGGGKVGVGEGFEVFDNGTQCINHPHRNSPGGICAFCLQEKLGKLVSSSFPLPIHPSSSSSSSTPSFRSHHTAATSSSSSSLPLSAPQKNHSHHDHVHASRLPFLLAKKKKKPCSNNPSSSTSDVVFKRSKSTATPRMGKFLNEEDFSPRKKNKFWSFLYLSSSKHSASCSSKFEAKSFSNSNGSPRISTLKHKDKNNFGSSLGRKSDMVMVVEEDNVVVSPNNGHSSSLDRKVSRSRSVGCGSRSFSGDFFERISTGLGDCTLRRVESQREGSKSKVGSASHCMKERVRCGGLFGGFMMMTSSSTSSSSASSYWISSSSADDGINGDSLSHGKGRSWGWTLASPMRAFSSKNSSKDNKRGSSVKNPTPNLSAIPSLLTVRS